One Aspergillus oryzae RIB40 DNA, chromosome 2 genomic window carries:
- a CDS encoding uncharacterized protein (predicted protein) produces MADSTPLMLIRGPTIRRGTEDASLVRSQLMRQRYREKRLRVLRKDTHTNNIPINIQCYENETQALLAGTNLRQISPCRIDPFLSDDRRTGYFDFLLHNCLHVVLPMARPDGFAERCLQAYLHPDRDPMVIQSLFYSATLSLHALPILRGTQNFIVAPGLASSAVIPPTHHLQLKGFVLNRIRQKLPTMNGNNPHDDIIDDILLSILYLAANENLDRILPPEKSPFLPPFRRLQSMEFYGSCEFQPLHWQTVQHIISQRGGLSTVKLYGLAWLICISGLVVAVNANCKPAFPLIYPDGKPFVYRAPLQALAVRQPPRHVTLRNFGFQQLALLHPPVKGTIIRVFLDLTEMTQALQYLAGQPCGSRLLTLIGDTRSNIMHRLCSLPDQTDRPTSIFHKRTCTAEDQARATTVYIISRKTALLYSAHVVLPLPQTSLIRRKMTLEIHEYMLLLKGQRPEAELEILLWCSIVAGICADAMLAIQSWFVREARELCDGLKITTWDELSETLQSFAWLDCASDEAGKALWSQIQLCDGSTI; encoded by the exons ATGGCCGACTCCACTCCCTTGATGCTCATCCGCGGCCCAACCATTCGTCGTGGCACCGAGGATGCATCGCTTGTCCGCTCGCAGCTGATGCGCCAGAGATACCGCGAGAAGCGACTGCGGGTCCTTCGGAAGGACACCCATACCAATAATATCCCAATCAACATCCAGTGTtatgaaaatgaaacccAAGCTCTCCTTGCCGGAACGAACCTTCGGCAAATTAGCCCCTGCCGCATTGATCCGTTTCTTTCAGATGACCGCAGGACGGGTTATTTTGATTTCCTGCTTCATAACT GTCTACACGTGGTGCTTCCTATGGCTCGGCCTGATGGGTTTGCGGAGCGCTGCCTCCAAGCCTACCTACATCCAGATAGAGACCCGATGGTGATACAGTCCCTCTTCTACTCGGCCACACTCAGCTTGCATGCCCTACCAATTCTACGTGGTACTCAGAACTTTATAGTTGCCCCGGGTCTCGCAAGCTCAGCTGTAATTCCTCCCACGCATCACCTACAGCTTAAAGGGTTTGTTCTGAATCGGATCCGCCAAAAGCTACCAACGATGAACGGCAACAACCCACACGATGACATTATAGATGATATCCTGCTGAGTATTCTCTATCTCGCAGCCAATGAGAATCTAGACCGGATACTACCCCCCGAAAAGAGTCCCTTCTTACCACCTTTTCGGAGGCTCCAGTCGATGGAATTCTACGGCAGCTGTGAGTTTCAACCTCTCCACTGGCAGACCGTCCAACACATCATTTCACAACGAGGTGGCCTGTCTACTGTCAAACTCTACGGCCTGGCTTGGCTTATCTGCAT ATCAGGATTGGTCGTTGCCGTCAATGCCAATTGCAAGCCGGCCTTTCCGCTGATATACCCTGATGGGAAGCCTTTTGTCTACAGAGCGCCCCTGCAAGCCTTGGCAGTCCGCCAACCGCCTCGACATGTAACGCTCCGTAACTTTGGGTTTCAGCAATTGgcccttctccatcctccgGTGAAGGGAACTATTATCCGTGTCTTTCTTGATTTGACCGAGATGACGCAAGCCCTTCAATACCTCGCAGGTCAGCCGTGTGGCAGTCGGCTCTTGACACTCATTGGCGATACGCGGTCGAACATAATGCACCGTTTATGTAGTCTGCCCGACCAGACAGATCGGCCGACCTCGATATTCCATAAACGGACATGCACCGCCGAAGACCAGGCTAGAGCAACCACGGTGTACATCATTAGCCGGAAAACTGCCCTTTTGTACAGCGCCCATGTGGTCCTGCCGCTTCCTCAAACGTCACTGATCCGCCGCAAGATGACCCTAGAGATCCATGAGTACATGCTACTGCTGAAGGGACAGAGACCTGAGGCTGAGCTTGAGATCCTTCTTTGGTGCTCCATAGTCGCAGGTATCTGCGCTGATGCAATGCTAGCAATCCAGTCTTGGTTCGTTAGAGAGGCCAGAGAACTCTGCGACGGTTTGAAAATAACGACGTGGGACGAGCTTTCAGAGACCCTGCAGTCTTTCGCTTGGCTTGACTGTGCATCAGACGAAGCCGGAAAGGCCCTGTGGTCTCAAATTCAACTGTGTGATGGCAGCACTATATAA
- a CDS encoding alpha/beta fold hydrolase (soluble epoxide hydrolase), which yields MSSTQLKKLPLPVSKAHVFYRESGAQSAPVVLLLHGFPSSSHQYRNLIPILATKYRVIAPDLPGFGFTEFEDAKIREGIHYTFDTLATVVLEFLDVLSITKFSMFIFDYGSPTGLRLALKRPQSIQAIITQNGNAYEDGLGQFWSQIRELWESNNDPKVRAKLATSLLSLEATKWQYEEGTKGLVAPEAYMLDYALLQRPGNAEIQLDLFWDYQNNIKLYPEFHRYFRESQVPLLAVWGERDQIFIPSGAEAFKLDLPKAEVHLLDAGHFAAETETAEIGALVLDFLARNNI from the coding sequence ATGTCTTCTACTCagctcaagaagctgccGCTCCCTGTCTCCAAGGCCCATGTTTTCTATCGTGAGTCCGGAGCACAGTCAGCTCcagtggttcttcttctccatggcTTCCCTTCCTCGTCGCATCAATATCGTaacctcatccccatcctAGCCACCAAGTACCGGGTCATTGCGCCTGACCTTCCTGGTTTTGGCTTTACTGAATTCGAGGACGCCAAGATCAGAGAAGGCATCCACTACACCTTTGACACCCTGGCCACTGTGGTCCTCGAATTTCTCGACGTCTTATCCATCACCAAGTTCTCCATGTTCATTTTCGACTATGGCTCTCCCACGGGTCTGAGGCTAGCTCTCAAGCGTCCGCAATCTATCCAGGCAATCATCACCCAGAATGGGAACGCGTATGAAGACGGCCTAGGCCAATTCTGGAGCCAGATCCGAGAGCTTTGGGAGAGCAACAATGACCCTAAAGTTCGGGCCAAGCTAGCGACTAGCCTACTCAGCCTCGAGGCAACCAAGTGGCAGTATGAGGAAGGAACGAAGGGACTTGTCGCTCCAGAGGCATATATGCTGGACTACGCTCTTCTCCAGCGGCCTGGGAATGCAGAGATTCAGCTGGATCTATTCTGGGACTACCAGAATAACATAAAGTTGTATCCGGAGTTCCATCGATATTTCCGGGAATCTCAAGTACCTCTTCTGGCTGTTTGGGGTGAGCGGGATCAGATATTTATTCCCTCTGGGGCGGAGGCCTTCAAGCTTGATTTGCCTAAAGCAGAGGTACATCTTCTCGACGCTGGTCACTTTGCTGCTGAGACGGAGACGGCGGAAATTGGTGCATTGGTTCTAGACTTTTTGGCCCGGAATAACATCTGA
- a CDS encoding Bys1 family protein (predicted protein), which produces MHFPLTLLTTLTTTLLFLPTLTPANPLPKTQNQTNYQNQTSSQNQTQTQTQTHQLGHAIVRNNCAFPVYLWSVSSTVSEQQNMTQGALYAETFRRDSQTGGVGIKLTTVPNGLETSAPQTIFAYNLVADRVWYDLSDVFGDPFRGSRVFLDGEVTDIIWERGVPPAGSRVGNQRAGVDLILTSGVFLGVEGSGCG; this is translated from the exons ATGCACTTCCCATTaaccctcctcaccaccctcaCAAcaaccctcctcttcctcccaacCCTCACACCCGccaaccccctccccaaaacccaaaaccaaaccaactatcaaaaccaaacctcgtcccaaaaccaaacccaaacccaaacccaaacccaccaaCTCGGCCACGCAATCGTCCGCAACAACTGCGCATTCCCCGTCTACCTCTGGTCCGTTTCCTCAACCGTCAGCGAGCAACAAAACATGACCCAAGGCGCCCTCTACGCCGAGACATTCAGGCGCGATTCCCAGACCGGCGGCGTGGGCATTAAGCTCACGACTGTGCCGAACGGGCTCGAGACCTCGGCGCCGCAGACGATCTTCGCGTATAACCTGGTCGCGGATCGGGTTTGGTATGATTTGTCGGATGTTTTTGGGGATCCGTTTCGGGGTAGTAGGGTGTTtttggatggggaggttACGGATATTATTTGGGAGAGGGGGGTGCCGCCTGCTGGGTCGAGGGTTGGGAATCAGAGGGCGGGGGTGGATTTGATTTTGACG TCTGGGGTTTtcttgggggtggagggtAGTGGATGTGGTTAA
- a CDS encoding uncharacterized protein (NADH:flavin oxidoreductase/12-oxophytodienoate reductase), translating into MPFEKPIVVVTGATGGQGGSVIDALLESGRYQIRAVLRNLTPAKTQPLRDRGVEIVHGDLNDEASLVEAFRGAHAIFAVTDFFEPFMKYGPQEAEKRELAQAKNLAKAAAETSGLSHYIWSTLPSSATLSQGKYHTPHFESKASVDEYILKQFPDLAAKTTFLWVAYYASNLTFPLFTPSLLKTSGKYAWVQPVGPSTPITTIGDHRKNVGIFVEAVLRQPALTRGRYVHAEVETLTNGELLERWGKVTGKPTSYVPSTLEAYNQLFPAWGLEMGVMLQFWEAVGEASWRKPGVMLLRKDDLGIDTAHLTGLDTAFAQIDWNQHNPEIDWFPVSTVRWAFSHKRSKPGRTSDTITLLSLVAYYPFAIASTSKMTPLQQPFTSPSLTLNHRVVLAPMTRMRSSDITAIPNASSATYYAERTTQGSLLISEGTVIHPRGKGFPNTPGLWTHEQALAWKPITDAVHERGGIFFVQLWHVGRVSVPSQIGGLAPLSSTSAHLPGMHMLFGDKNGTEPYVESHAMTGKDIKEVVDAFAHAARLAVGIAGFDGVEIHGANGYLLDSFVHDNINTRNDEYGGPAIEARLKFPLEVVDAVTQAIGNHRTAIRLAPYHVLQETHDSDRLATFSAFSRSLEERKLAYVHVVEPRYDQLSNEGAFSGSINRENSAESISSALSVSIWPFRRLLKNTPLIGAGGYDAESANEAIAEGRIDLAAFGRYFTSNPDLPERLFRGLPLSRYHRPTFYTSGLEGYLGWPRWGNSLNGEEEVAKPYLKP; encoded by the exons ATGCCTTTTGAGAAGCctattgttgttgttactGGTGCTACGGGCGGCCAGGGCGGCTCAGTGATTGATGCATTGCTCGAGTCCGGACGTTATCAAATTCGTGCCGTCCTTCGCAATCTCACCCCAGCGAAAACTCAGCCTCTACGTGACCGAGGTGTTGAGATTGTCCATGGTGATCTTAATGATGAAGCCAGCTTGGTGGAGGCCTTCAGA GGAGCACATGCTATCTTTGCCGTGACCGATTTCTTCGAGCCATTCATGAAATACGGTCCACAGGAGGCCGAGAAGCGTGAGTTAGCCCAGGCAAAGAACCTGGCCAAGGCCGCTGCTGAGACTAGCGGGTTATCTCACTACATCTGGTCAACCCTTCCATCGTCTGCCACACTGTCCCAGGGAAAATACCACACGCCGCACTTTGAATCAAAGGCCAGTGTTGATGAGTATATCCTGAAGCAATTCCCTGATCTTGCAGCCAAGACTACTTTTCTCTGGGTTGCTTACTACGCGTCCAACTTAACGTTCCCGCTTTTCACTCCCAGTCTGCTCAAAACCAGTGGCAAATACGCCTGGGTGCAACCGGTTGGACCATCTACTCCAATTACCACTATTGGAGACCATCGAAAGAATGTGGGAATTTTTGTCGAGGCGGTTCTTAGACAGCCAGCGCTTACTCGCGGAAGGTATGTTCATGCAGAGGTGGAAACACTCACCAACGGAGAGCTACTCGAGCGCTGGGGAAAGGTCACCGGCAAGCCAACCTCTTATGTCCCAAGTACACTAGAGGCGTATAATCAGCTGTTTCCAGCCTGGGGGTTGGAGATGGGCGTGATGTTGCAATTTTGGGAAGCCGTTGGAGAGGCCTCGTGGAGGAAACCGGGCGTCATGCTTCTGCGCAAGGACGATTTGGGCATTGATACTGCACATCTCACTGGGCTGGACACTGCTTTTGCGCAAATTGATTGGAACCAG CATAATCCTGAGATTGATTGGTTCCCCGTCTCCACGGTGCGCTGGGCATTCAGTCACAAGCGGAGTAAGCCG GGACGGACCAGT GATACTA TTACTTTACTTTCTCTGGTTGCCTAT TACCCCTTTGCCATTGCCTCAACTTCCAAAATGACCCCACTTCAACAACCGTTCACCTCCCCTTCTTTAACTCTCAATCACCGCGTTGTCCTAGCTCCTATGACCCGGATGCGCTCCTCAGACATCACAGCCATCCCAAATGCCTCCTCCGCAACATACTACGCTGAACGCACGACCCAAGGCTCACTCCTTATCTCGGAAGGAACGGTCATCCACCCACGTGGGAAAGGATTTCCGAATACTCCTGGTCTGTGGACTCATGAACAAGCCTTGGCCTGGAAGCCTATCACGGACGCTGTCCATGAACGCGGGGGTATATTTTTTGTGCAGCTCTGGCACGTCGGACGAGTTTCAGTACCCAGTCAGATTGGTGGGTTAGCGCCATTGAGTTCCACATCAGCACATTTGCCGGGAATGCATATGTTATTCGGGGATAAAAATGGTACAGAGCCCTACGTGGAGAGTCACGCAATGACAGGgaaagatatcaaagaggTCGTGGACGCATTCGCGCATGCGGCGCGATTAGCCGTTGGAATTGCTGGTTTTGACGGCGTCGAGATCCACGGGGCGAATGGTTATTTGCTTGACAGCTTTGTGCATGATAATATCAACACCAGGAACGATGAGTACGGGGGTCCGGCAATTGAAGCAAGACTCAAGTTCCCACTGGAGGTTGTGGATGCGGTTACTCAAGCCATTGGGAATCACCGGACCGCTATTCGCCTCGCGCCGTATCATGTCCTTCAGGAGACGCATGATAGTGATCGATTGGCTACATTTTCCGCGTTCTCGAGGTCactggaggagaggaaacTTGCATATGTGCATGTGGTGGAGCCGCGATATGACCAATTAAGTAACGAAGGGGCCTTTTCTGGAAGCATCAACAGGGAAAACAGTGCGGAGTCAATCTCGTCTGCATTGTCGGTTTCTATTTGGCCATTTCGACGTCTCCTGAAAAATACTCCGCTCATCGGCGCAGGTGGATACGATGCAGAGTCGGCTAATGAGGCTATCGCGGAAGGCCGTATTGATTTGGCTGCGTTTGGTCGGTATTTTACTTCAAACCCAGACCTGCCTGAACGGCTTTTTAGAGGACTTCCCTTGAGCAGGTATCATCGACCAACTTTTTACACGTCTGGTTTGGAAGGTTATCTGGGGTGGCCGCGCTGGGGCAATTCTTTaaatggcgaagaagaggtggcTAAGCCATATTTAAAGCCCTGA
- a CDS encoding aromatic alcohol reductase (predicted protein), with amino-acid sequence MSKPQQILVIGAGELGAQVIQALVQHPLRTTAHISVLLRPSSITPPDRDRAQELSHLRIQGVKYIPADIALDTESHLTSIFRTFDTVIGCTGFSAGRGMQVKIARAVLAAKVPRYIPWQFGVNYDAIGRGSAQDLFDEQLDVRDMLRCAAGTSDSGDNHSKTQWVIISTGMFTSFLFEPSFGVVDILNRRVTALGHQDNQVSVTAVEDIGRVTAEVVLGPESDSAFDNKVIYVAGDTLTYAKLGDLVESLVPGKSRIERNVKTVQEARDDLAREPNNTLFKYQVVFGEGRGVAWDLAETWNRKVGIKTMTVEEWARTHSLV; translated from the coding sequence ATGTCCAAACCACAACAGATCCTTGTAATCGGAGCAGGCGAACTCGGCGCCCAAGTCATTCAAGCCCTGGTCCAGCATCCGCTCCGCACAACGGCCCACATATCCGTGCTGCTTCGCCCTTCTAGCATAACACCACCAGACCGTGATCGAGCGCAAGAGCTCAGCCATCTGCGCATTCAAGGCGTCAAATACATCCCTGCAGACATAGCCCTCGACACGGAGTCGCACTTGACCTCTATCTTCCGCACCTTTGACACGGTCATCGGATGTACGGGATTCTCCGCTGGCCGCGGAATGCAGGTGAAGATAGCCAGGGCTGTTCTCGCCGCTAAAGTGCCCCGGTATATCCCCTGGCAGTTTGGCGTCAACTATGATGCGATTGGGCGCGGGTCAGCGCAGGATTTATTTGACGAGCAGCTTGATGTCAGGGATATGCTGCGGTGCGCCGCAGGAACGTCTGACAGTGGTGATAATCACAGCAAGACGCAGTGGGTGATTATCTCCACAGGGATGTTTACAAGTTTTTTGTTTGAACCATCATTCGGCGTTGTGGATATCTTGAACAGGAGAGTCACTGCGCTGGGCCATCAGGACAATCAGGTCTCTGTGACGGCGGTTGAGGATATCGGAAGGGTTACAGCTGAGGTTGTTTTAGGACCCGAGTCGGACTCAGCGTTTGACAACAAGGTCATCTATGTAGCGGGAGATACTCTTACTTACGCAAAGTTGGGGGATTTGGTTGAGAGCTTGGTCCCTGGGAAGAGCAGGATTGAGAGGAACGTGAAAACCGTCCAGGAAGCTAGAGATGATCTTGCAAGGGAGCCCAACAATACACTATTTAAGTACCAGGTTGTTTTTGGGGAGGGCCGTGGGGTGGCGTGGGATTTGGCGGAAACTTGGAATAGAAAGGTTGGCATCAAAACTATGACGGTAGAGGAATGGGCGAGGACGCATTCTCTTGTTTGA
- a CDS encoding arylsulfotransferase family protein (predicted protein): MTRGFLAVFGTLLLSMGALADDTWPYMTLQTADFTPPQLEVKKTGTTDPGYIFIGPRGNQPNGTAALIYDEDGNLVYQGPTEVSANFKVQNLYNKDVITFWAGNMMELGFGYGTVHILDDTYEEIYTVTLPGNFISPDGVVRDSYIDLHESHVTSRNTLLVTAYNITQYDLTSIGGKMDDYMLDGMFFEIDIATNNIVYQWSALEHIQAIPLEQSKQGLGDDYGTQEKPWDAYHINSVELVDGGWIISLRHYWSGYFIAENGTVMWRLSGEKSVGDFEIDDGAIFSWQHDMRVYNQTNEGMVLDLFNNANTPTETVAPTTGLSLSLDLVNRKVTTLRTMNDGDDVIHSVSQGSYQLMSEETNHVFMGYGSISKVKEFDADNNAVLTAQFGDDNAVASYRGYKCQWKATPFWKPAVVIERHSTSATVHMSWNGATEYDNWAIYTASSPEATDHTFITSAKRTGFETAVDVNNLRSPYFQVVARKGNVPLSSIIVPVA, translated from the exons ATGACCCGTGGATTCCTCGCCGTCTTCGGCACCCTGCTGCTGTCCATGGGGGCGCTTGCTGATGATACTTGGCCGTATATGACTCTACAGACGGCTGACTTCACGCCTCCTCAGCTCGAGGTGAAAAAGACCGGGACCACTGACCCTGGCTACATCTTCATTGGGCCTCGGGGTAACCAGCCGAATGGCACTGCGGCCCTCATCTACGATGAGGACGGCAACCTTGTGTATCAAGGCCCTACCGAGGTGTCGGCCAACTTCAAAGTGCAGAATTTGTATAACAAAGATGTCATTACCTTCTGGGCTGGTAACATGATGGAGCTTGGCTTTGGTTACGGCACTGTTCACATCCTTGATGACACTTATGAGGAGATCTACACTGTCACCCTTCCAGGGAACTTCATCTCGCCCGATGGCGTTGTTAGAGACTCTTATATTGATCTCCACGAGAGCCACGTAACTAGTCGCAACACTCTGTTGGTGACCGCTTACAACATCACTCAATATGATCTGACCTCCATTGGCGGTAAGATGGATGACTATATGCTGGATGGCATGTTTTTCGAGATCGATATCGCAACCAATAACATCGTGTATCAATGGAGTGCCCTTGAACATATACAAGCCATCCCCCTGGAACAGTCCAAGCAAGGCCTGGGTGATGACTATGGCACCCAAGAAAAGCCATGGGATGCGTATCACATCAATTCGGTTGAGCTCGTAGATGGAGGCTGGATTATCTCTCTGCGTCACTACTGGTCCGGCTACTTCATCGCTGAGAACGGCACGGTCATGTGGCGACTGAGT GGTGAGAAGAGTGTTGGTGACTTTGAGATCGACGATGGTGCCATCTTCTCATGGCAGCACGACATGCGCGTCTACAACCAGACGAATGAGGGCATGGTCCTGGATTTGTTTAACAATGCCAACACACCCACGGAAACGGTGGCTCCCACCACCGGTCTGAGCCTGTCGTTAGACCTGGTCAACCGGAAGGTTACCACGCTGCGGACCATGAacgatggtgatgatgtcatCCACAGTGTCAGCCAGGGAAGCTACCAGCTGATGAGCGAGGAAACGAACCACGTCTTCATGGGTTACGGCTCGATCTCGAAGGTGAAAGAATTTGACGCCGACAACAATGCCGTCCTCACCGCCCAGTTTGGGGATGACAATGCCGTTGCGTCCTACCGTGGCTACAAGTGCCAGTGGAAGGCTACCCCTTTCTGGAAACCTGCCGTTGTGATTGAGCGGCATTCAACTTCTGCCACGGTCCATATGAGCTGGAATGGAGCCACTGAGTATGACAACTGGGCCATCTACACGGCCAGCTCGCCTGAGGCTACCGACCATACCTTTATTACATCTGCCAAGCGGACTGGCTTCGAGACCGCTGTAGATGTTAACAACTTGAGGAGCCCTTATTTCCAGGTAGTGGCTCGGAAGGGCAACGTTCCACTCAGTAGCATCATTGTTCCCGTTGCTTAA